One window from the genome of Choloepus didactylus isolate mChoDid1 chromosome 2, mChoDid1.pri, whole genome shotgun sequence encodes:
- the PEF1 gene encoding peflin, whose product MASYPYGQGCPGAAGQAPGAPPGSYYPGPPHGGAQYGSGLPPGGGYGGPAPGGPYGPPAGGGPYGHPNPGGLPSGTPGGPYGGAAPGGPYGQPPLNSYSAQQPGPYGQPSPPGGAPPNVDPEAYSWFQSVDSDHSGFISIKELKQALVNSNWSSFNDETCLMMINMFDKTKSGRIDVYGFSALWKFIQQWKNLFQHYDRDRSGSISYTELQQALSQMGYNLSPQFTQLLVSRYCPRSTSPAMQLDRFIQVCTQLQVLTEAFREKDTAMQGNIRLSFEDFVTMTASRML is encoded by the exons GGCTGCCCAGGAGCTGCAGGACAAGCGCCTGGAGCCCCTCCAGGCAGCTACTACCCTGGACCCCCCCATGGTGGGGCGCAGTATGGCAGTGGGCTACCTCCTGGTGGTGGTTATGGGGGTCCTGCCCCTGGGGGGCCTTATGGACCACCAGCTGGTGGAGGGCCCTACGGACACCCCAACCCTGGGGGGCTCCCTTCCGGAACTCCAGGAGGACCATATGGTGGTGCGGCCCCAGGGGGCCCCTATGGTCAGCCACCTCTGAATTCCTACAGTGCCCAGCAGCCCGGGCCTTATGGGCAGCCATCTCCTCCAG GTGGTGCCCCTCCCAACGTGGATCCCGAGGCCTACTCCTGGTTCCAGTCAGTGGACTCCGATCACAGTGGCTTCATCTCCATCAAGGAGCTGAAGCAGGCTCTGGTCAACTCCAACTGGTCCTCGTTCAATGATGAGACGTGCCTCATGATGATAA aCATGTTCGACAAGACCAAATCAGGCCGCATTGATGTCTATGGTTTCTCGGCCCTATGGAAATTCATCCAGCAGTGGAAGAACCTCTTCCAGCATTATGACCGGGACCGCTCCGGCTCCATCAGCTACACAGAACTACAGCAAG CTCTGTCCCAGATGGGCTACAACCTGAGTCCCCAGTTCACCCAGCTCCTGGTCTCCCGCTACTGCCCACGCTCCACCAGTCCTGCCATGCAGCTGGACCGCTTCATCCAGGTGTGCACCCAGCTGCAGGTGCTGACCGAGGCCTTCCGGGAGAAGGACACAGCTATGCAGGGCAACATTCGGCTCAGCTTCGAGGACTTCGTCACCATGACAGCCTCTCGGATGCTTTGA
- the HCRTR1 gene encoding orexin receptor type 1 produces the protein MGKLRLKEARRFGAGILKTWMQDSGPLGEWAEARPGSSPSAKSRMSTTLGAQTGIPTGSGEPSSAPPDYEDEFLRYLWRDYLYPKQYEWVLIAAYVAVFLVALVGNTLVCLAVWRNHHMRTVTNYFIVNLSLADVLVTAICLPASLLVDITESWLFGHALCKVIPYLQAVSVSVAVLTLSFIALDRWYAICHPLMFKSTARRARGSILGIWAVSLAVMVPQAAVMECSSVLPELANRTQLFSVCDERWADELYPKIYHSCFFIVTYLAPLGLMAMAYFQIFRKLWGRQIPGTTSALVRNWKRPSEQSEDQGQGPSMEPPPRARAFLAEVKQMRARRKTAKMLMVVLLVFALCYLPISVLNVLKRVFGMFRQASDREAVYACFTFSHWLVYANSAANPIIYNFLSGKFREQFKAAFSCCLPGLAPCGSLKAPSPCSSASHKSSSLQSRCSISKISEHVVLTSVTTVLP, from the exons atggggaaactgaggctgaaagaGGCGAG gaGGTTTGGGGCTGGGATCCTGAAGACCTGGATGCAAGATTCCGGCCCCCTGGGGGAGTGGGCTGAGGCCAGGCCTGGCTCCTCTCCTTCTGCAAAGTCTAGGATGTCTACCACCCTAGGGGCCCAGACAGGGATCCCCACTGGCAGCGGGGAGCCGTCCTCCGCGCCCCCCGACTACGAAGATGAGTTTCTCCGCTACCTGTGGCGCGATTATCTGTACCCCAAGCAGTATGAGTGGGTCCTCATCGCAGCCTACGTGGCTGTGTTCCTCGTGGCCCTGGTGGGCAACACGCTGG TCTGCCTGGCCGTGTGGCGGAACCACCACATGAGGACGGTCACCAACTACTTCATTGTCAACCTGTCCCTGGCCGACGTGCTGGTGACAGCCATCTGCCTGCCAGCCAGCCTGCTGGTGGACATTACCGAGTCCTGGCTCTTCGGCCACGCCCTTTGCAAGGTCATCCCCTACCTACAG GCAGTGTCTGTGTCCGTGGCAGTGCTGACCCTCAGCTTCATCGCCCTGGACCGCTGGTATGCCATCTGCCACCCGCTGATGTTCAAGAGCACTGCCCGGCGTGCCCGTGGCTCCATCCTGGGCATCTGGGCCGTGTCCCTGGCCGTCATGGTGCCCCAGGCCGCTGTCATGGAATGCAGCAGCGTGCTGCCGGAGCTAGCCAACCGCACCCAGCTCTTCTCTGTCTGTGACGAGCGCTGGGCAG ATGAGCTCTACCCCAAGATCTACCACAGCTGCTTCTTCATTGTCACCTACCTGGCCCCGCTGGGCCTCATGGCCATGGCCTATTTCCAGATCTTTCGCAAGCTGTGGGGCCGCCAG ATCCCGGGCACCACCTCGGCCTTGGTGCGGAACTGGAAGCGGCCCTCGGAGCAGTCGGAGGACCAGGGGCAGGGCCCAAGCATGGAGCCCCCGCCCCGGGCCCGGGCCTTCCTGGCAGAGGTGAAGCAGATGCGCGCGCGCAGGAAGACGGCCAAGATGCTGATGGTAGTTCTGCTGGTCTTCGCCCTCTGCTACCTGCCCATCAGCGTCCTCAACGTCCTCAAGAG GGTGTTTGGGATGTTCCGCCAAGCCAGCGACCGAGAAGCCGTCTATGCCTGCTTCACCTTCTCCCACTGGCTGGTGTATGCCAACAGCGCCGCCAACCCTATCATCTACAACTTCCTCAGTG GCAAGTTCCGGGAGCAGTTTAAGGCCGCCTTCTCCTGCTGCCTGCCTGGCCTGGCACCCTGCGGCTCTCTGaaggcccccagcccctgctcctctGCCAGCCACAAGTCCTCGTCCTTGCAGAGCCGATGCTCCATCTCCAAAATCTCGGAGCACGTGGTGCTCACTAGCGTCACCACAGTGCTCCCCTGA